The Candidatus Defluviibacterium haderslevense DNA window GTCAGTACACAATCCCAAATAGATAGTTTCAAAATTCAATACCCATATTGTACAAAAATTACAGGTCTACTCAATATTACTAATGGCAACGATATCTTTAATGTAAATGGATTTAACAAAATAGATACAATAACAGACCAATTAAATATAATAAATAATTCAATATTGAATAATTTGGATGGTTTTAAAAATTTAAAATTTGTCGGTTCCAATTTTTGGATTGCTGGAAATGGTATATTAAGTTCTGTCAAATCATTTGATAGCCTGGTTAATGTGGGTCATTTATACATAGGAGCAAATCCAAAACTCACTGAAATTTCCGGATTTTATAAAGTTAAAATTTTTCCTCTGATGACTATAGAAAATAACTTGGAATTGGTGAAGCTTGATTGTTTTTCTTCATTGAATGTTATCAATAGCCAACTGACATTTAAAGCCAATCCAAAATTATTAGATATTCAATCATTAGGGGGAGTGAAAACCGTGAATGGTTTTTTGAATATTGAAAATAATACTAAGCTTTCCACATTAACCGCTTTTCGTTTAACAACTTTTATTAAAGACCTTAATATTGTATCTAATCCTTCACTTTTTACATTAAATGATTTAAGTGCTGTTACAAATGTGGATGGGAAAATTCAAATTCAAAGTAACTCGTCCATAAATAACATCTCTGGATTAAAAAATATAAATCCTGCCACAATCAAAGGAACAGGCCTGATTATTACAAACAATACTTCATTATCCGTTTGCAATCTCCCTAACTTCTGCACTTATCTTCAGGGGGCAGGTGCTAGAAGCATCTCAGGAAATCTAGGTAATTGCGTGACGGAACAAGCTGTCATTAATGCATGCAATGCACTTGCAGCTCCGGTAGCATTAGCGGCTACTAGTATTACTTCCTCTGGTTTCACAGCCAACTGGCAAGCAACATCCGGTTCTACAAAATATTTACTGGATGTCTCCACGAGTTCCACGTTCACCACTTTTGTAACTGGATATAATAATCTCGATGTAGGAAATGTGTTGACTTTTGGAATAACTGGATTAAGCACAAGTACCATTTATTATTATAGAGTTAGAGCTAACAATGCATCAAGCACTAGTCCCAATAGCAATGTAATACAACTTACGACCTTAGCTGCCGGACTAACCGCTCCAGTAGCATTGGCGGCTACCAGTATCACAAGCACTGCATTCACAGCCAACTGGCAAGCATCGTCCGGCGCTACAAAATATTTACTTGACGTGTCCACAAGTTCTACATTCAACACTTTTGTAACAGGATATAATAATCTCGATGTAGGAAATGTTTTAACCCGAAACATTACAGGATTAAATGCGAATACGATGTATTATTTTAGAGTGAGAGCCAACAATACTTCAAGCACAAGTACTAATAGTAATGTAATACAACTTACGACTTTAGCTGCCGGACTAACAGCACCAGTAGCATTGGCTGCTACCAATATTTCATCTTTTGGTTTCACTGCTAACTGGCAAGCATCATCTGGTGCTACAAAATATTTACTGGATGTCTCTACAAGTTCCACGTTCAACACTTTTGTTACGGGATATAATAATCTCGATGTAGGAAATGTGTTAACTCAAAATATTACAGGATTAACTGCAAATACTTTGTACCACTATAGAGTCAGAGCAAATAATACCTCAAGCATAAGTTCTAATAGTAATGTCATACTACTTACAACGCTAGATAATTCAATAGTTCCTAAACCTGTCTCGGTTTCCGGATTTACTTATGATATTATAGCCAACGGTTCCGGAGGAACGAATCGCGCTCTCGCAACGACTACGAATGATTTGGGAACTTTTGTATTGTATTCCAAAGATTTTCGTGGAAACAATAATCAATCCACAGCGCCTATTTACGGCTTGCCCGACAACGGAAAAATTACAAATGCCAGTTTGTCGGGATATGATTATCAATTAGCCAACTATAATGGGAACAATGCATTGGTATTGAAGAATTTGAATGACACAGGTACTTTGCGATTGAATGCACAAGATACCTTTACCCATATTTCAATTTTGGCATTCAGTGAAAATGGTGTTTCTGCAGTAACTGCAATAGCATACTTTAGTGATGGCACCAATACCACCATGAAATTTGATGTTTTAGATTGGTTTGGTCAACCCAATTTTGCCATAAAAGGAATAGGAAGAATTTCAAAAAGCAATGATCAATTTGACCCAGGGGAAACAGACGAGAACCCTAGAATGTATAATCATGAGTTTGCATTATCCACTCCATTTGACAATAAAAAACTGGTGAGCATAACATTTACTAAGACATCCACTAGCGGAGGACTGGCCATCCTAGCCATCACCGGATTAGGCCGCGGAAAAAATCCAAGTTGTAACATAACCATTCCCGATGCAAATTTTAAATCCTACTTACTCAGCAACTCGAGTATAAACACTAATGGTGACAGCGAGATACAGTGTGCCGAAGCTGATGCATTTACCGGATTTATGAATTGTCCACTCAAAAATATTTCAGATCTTACAGGAATTGAAAAATTCATCAATATCACTAAATTGGATTGCAGTAACAATAATCTGACGAAATTGGATCTGAGCAAGAACACCAAGCTGAATGAAATACTTTGTGGTGTAAATAAATTAACCTCGTTAAATGTAACAAGTTGTTCAGCGTTAAAAGAATTATATTGCGGAGCAACTAATCTTTCAGCCTTGGATGTAAGCAATAATACCGACCTGACCAAACTCCAATGTCACAATAGCTTTATTACAAAATTAAATGTTTCAAAAAATATAATGCTGGAGCGATTAGAATGTCAGGACAATGAATTGCTGAGTTTGGATATTAGCAAAAATACTTCCTTGATTGAATTGAATTGCAGCATGAATACTTTAGGTTCATTGAATCTTGCCAATGGAATTAATCAAGACATGACCTCTATTGTGGCATTATTTAATCCAGACTTGACTTGTATCAAAGTAGACAATGCAGATTATAGCAATAACAACTGGCGAAAAGCTCCATTTCAATTCGATGCACAGCATGAGTTTAATGAAGAATGCGATGCATGCGATGAATGGAGAGAAAAATTAAATTCAAATTTCCTGATAAGTGCTAATGCTTGCATAGGGGACACCATGCACCTCATTGATTATTCTAATCTGGAACTAGAAAACGATATCACTTTTACATGGGATTTTGGAAATGGAGCTACTTCAATTGAACGTGATCCGGAGGTCATTTATAATGCTCCTGGTAAATATACTATCAGCCTAATTGTTAGTAATTTATCATGTCAAAGTCTGATCATCCAAAAGGATATTTCCATCTTAAGTTGTTTAAATAATTCTAAAAACAATCAAAAATTGGCAATGATATTTCCAACTCCCAATACAGGTGAACCTAAGATTTTTGTAAAATTAATTGAAAAAAGTCCAATCCTTCTTAAGATTTTTGATTCAAATGGTCGTTTGATAAAATCCTATTCATATGACGAAACACAGTTGCTTACAGAGCATATCACAATAGATCATCCTGGTGTTTATTGGCTGGAGTTTATTCATAGAAATGGAATTGAAAAATTAAAAACTTTTGTAATCAAATAAAGAATAGTACTCTTGAATTTATATATTTAAAAAATAAATCTTTGATCAATATTCATATGTTCCAAAAATCGGATATAAAGAGTTACGCTATTTCAAGATATAATTTCAACAAATCGTTTTAAATTTACATAATATTTGCTCTTTTGAAAATTAAAGATTTCATAGTATCCTTCATAGTCCTTTATGTTATGC harbors:
- a CDS encoding PKD domain-containing protein — its product is MIIYKSIKISIIYKFILSKLNLKRGQVTAFLYFRMLFRLSFVALLLLKFSLIDAQTFVPVNVSGFNHDLIANGSGGTNRAAATTTITFDGVNIGGDNVMYSKDFRGNNNPTTAPIYGLPTNRIINSVNLVGANYQLAHYDSSNALVLKTNGSSGSLKLETPGVFSKIAFLGSSAEGASTFNVILNFSDGTNTSAPFSVPDWFDGTGFAIKGIGRVTRTQVQTQGPDQFTGTSENPRLYDNQISLNAPFNTKILTSITFTKTSAGGSTAILAINGITPVNAPAAPVAISATNINAPNFTANWRSVSGATTYYIDVSTSPTFSSLVANYNNRSVGNVQTLNITGLPFYPIYYYRVRAANAGGISASSNTIDVIVQQCPIGNVLVSTQSQIDSFKIQYPYCTKITGLLNITNGNDIFNVNGFNKIDTITDQLNIINNSILNNLDGFKNLKFVGSNFWIAGNGILSSVKSFDSLVNVGHLYIGANPKLTEISGFYKVKIFPLMTIENNLELVKLDCFSSLNVINSQLTFKANPKLLDIQSLGGVKTVNGFLNIENNTKLSTLTAFRLTTFIKDLNIVSNPSLFTLNDLSAVTNVDGKIQIQSNSSINNISGLKNINPATIKGTGLIITNNTSLSVCNLPNFCTYLQGAGARSISGNLGNCVTEQAVINACNALAAPVALAATSITSSGFTANWQATSGSTKYLLDVSTSSTFTTFVTGYNNLDVGNVLTFGITGLSTSTIYYYRVRANNASSTSPNSNVIQLTTLAAGLTAPVALAATSITSTAFTANWQASSGATKYLLDVSTSSTFNTFVTGYNNLDVGNVLTRNITGLNANTMYYFRVRANNTSSTSTNSNVIQLTTLAAGLTAPVALAATNISSFGFTANWQASSGATKYLLDVSTSSTFNTFVTGYNNLDVGNVLTQNITGLTANTLYHYRVRANNTSSISSNSNVILLTTLDNSIVPKPVSVSGFTYDIIANGSGGTNRALATTTNDLGTFVLYSKDFRGNNNQSTAPIYGLPDNGKITNASLSGYDYQLANYNGNNALVLKNLNDTGTLRLNAQDTFTHISILAFSENGVSAVTAIAYFSDGTNTTMKFDVLDWFGQPNFAIKGIGRISKSNDQFDPGETDENPRMYNHEFALSTPFDNKKLVSITFTKTSTSGGLAILAITGLGRGKNPSCNITIPDANFKSYLLSNSSINTNGDSEIQCAEADAFTGFMNCPLKNISDLTGIEKFINITKLDCSNNNLTKLDLSKNTKLNEILCGVNKLTSLNVTSCSALKELYCGATNLSALDVSNNTDLTKLQCHNSFITKLNVSKNIMLERLECQDNELLSLDISKNTSLIELNCSMNTLGSLNLANGINQDMTSIVALFNPDLTCIKVDNADYSNNNWRKAPFQFDAQHEFNEECDACDEWREKLNSNFLISANACIGDTMHLIDYSNLELENDITFTWDFGNGATSIERDPEVIYNAPGKYTISLIVSNLSCQSLIIQKDISILSCLNNSKNNQKLAMIFPTPNTGEPKIFVKLIEKSPILLKIFDSNGRLIKSYSYDETQLLTEHITIDHPGVYWLEFIHRNGIEKLKTFVIK